From a region of the Streptomyces sp. B21-083 genome:
- a CDS encoding UvrD-helicase domain-containing protein: protein MAVIAAAGSQKTQHIIDCVVADPSKRVLVTTYTNENLQQIVNRLSAGTGVLPGHVTVMGWFTFLLNECARPYQSFILDETGMMGGLNFVGQRSRYIPKSNPKRYYLDSGQAAYRDGVSAFAFEANKASRGMVVDRLSRIYDHIYIDEIQDMAGYDLELLELLMKSPISVTVVGDPRQATFVTNNAAKNRQFKGSGIVEWLGKRATLCVIENRVESYRCNQEICDFADDLYPDLARTVSKNTEVTGHDGIFTVKKSDVQEYVETYAPVVLRWDKRADTCGLDAMNMGTSKGSTFNRVLIFPTKPMISYYETRDCNQAGDRAKLYVAVTRAKYSATFVLP from the coding sequence TTGGCCGTCATCGCGGCGGCCGGCTCACAGAAGACCCAGCACATCATCGACTGCGTCGTCGCTGATCCGAGTAAGCGCGTATTGGTGACGACCTACACCAACGAGAACCTGCAACAGATCGTGAACCGCCTGAGCGCAGGCACCGGGGTACTTCCCGGGCACGTCACGGTCATGGGATGGTTCACCTTTCTCTTGAACGAGTGTGCTCGCCCATATCAAAGCTTCATCCTCGACGAAACAGGGATGATGGGCGGACTCAACTTCGTGGGGCAGCGCTCAAGATATATCCCCAAGAGCAACCCCAAGCGGTACTACCTTGATTCCGGCCAGGCTGCATACCGGGATGGAGTCTCCGCCTTTGCCTTTGAGGCGAACAAGGCGAGCAGGGGGATGGTCGTCGACCGACTCTCACGGATTTACGACCACATCTACATTGATGAAATTCAAGACATGGCCGGGTACGACTTGGAGCTCCTAGAACTTCTGATGAAGTCGCCGATTTCCGTCACCGTAGTTGGCGATCCCCGCCAGGCCACCTTCGTGACGAACAATGCCGCCAAGAACAGGCAGTTCAAGGGAAGCGGCATCGTGGAGTGGCTTGGCAAGCGGGCAACCCTATGTGTCATCGAGAACCGCGTAGAGAGCTACCGCTGCAACCAAGAAATCTGCGACTTCGCCGATGACCTGTACCCGGACCTTGCACGGACAGTTTCCAAGAACACCGAAGTCACTGGCCACGATGGCATCTTCACCGTCAAGAAGTCGGACGTACAGGAGTACGTGGAGACTTACGCGCCGGTGGTGTTGCGATGGGATAAGCGGGCCGACACCTGCGGTCTCGACGCGATGAACATGGGCACCTCGAAGGGCAGCACCTTCAACCGGGTACTCATCTTCCCGACAAAGCCAATGATCAGCTACTACGAGACCCGAGACTGCAATCAGGCCGGGGACAGGGCAAAGCTCTACGTCGCCGTGACGCGGGCAAAATATAGCGCAACCTTCGTCCTCCCGTAG
- a CDS encoding 3-hydroxyacyl-CoA dehydrogenase family protein: MATPLSHTSPSPLRTVAVVGLGTMGTGITEVLTRAGREVVGIDISEATAAKAVATLETSTARAVVRGRLTEQEREDVLARFRTSTDLREAADADLVIEVAPESYDIKHQIFRALDDIVRPETILATGTNALSVTRLAADSARPERVLGLHFFNPAPAMKLVEVVSSVLTAPKAVAAVTDLAIELGKEPVAVGDRPGFVADGLLFGYLNQAAAMYEAKYASREDIDAAMRLGCGLPMGPLALLDLIGIDTARTVLEAMYAESHDRLHAPAPVLKQLSEAGLTGRKAGRGFYSYEAPGSATVVADALTPLAGPPETPGRAVRSVGVAGSGTMASGIAEVFAKAGYEVVLAARSEEKAGTAKARIGKSLARSVDKGRLTAEAAAQTLDRITAAGSYDAFADVDLAVEAVAEDLEVKQQLFAALDKVCKPGAVLATTTSSLPVVTCARATSRPEDVIGMHFFNPAPAMKLVEVVRTVLTADDVHSTVREVCVKIKKHAVDCGDRAGFIVNALLFPYLNNAIKMVQEHYASLDDIDAAMKLGGGYPMGPFELLDVVGLDVSLAIEKVLHREFRDPGLAPAPLLEHLVAAGCLGRKTGRGFREYARR, encoded by the coding sequence ATGGCCACTCCCCTGTCCCACACCTCTCCGTCGCCGCTCAGGACCGTCGCCGTGGTCGGCCTCGGCACGATGGGCACCGGCATCACCGAGGTCCTCACCCGCGCCGGCCGCGAGGTCGTCGGTATCGACATCAGCGAGGCCACGGCCGCCAAGGCCGTCGCCACCCTGGAGACGTCCACCGCCCGTGCCGTGGTGCGCGGCCGGCTCACCGAACAGGAGCGCGAGGACGTCCTCGCCCGCTTCCGCACCTCCACCGACCTGCGTGAGGCGGCCGACGCCGACCTGGTCATCGAGGTGGCACCGGAGTCGTACGACATCAAGCACCAGATCTTCCGCGCCCTCGACGACATCGTGCGACCGGAGACGATCCTCGCGACCGGCACCAACGCCCTCTCCGTCACCCGTCTCGCGGCCGACTCGGCGCGTCCCGAGCGCGTGCTGGGCCTGCACTTCTTCAACCCGGCGCCCGCGATGAAGCTGGTCGAGGTCGTCTCGTCGGTGCTGACCGCGCCGAAGGCCGTCGCCGCGGTCACCGACCTGGCGATCGAGCTCGGCAAGGAGCCCGTCGCGGTCGGCGACCGCCCCGGATTCGTCGCCGACGGACTGCTGTTCGGCTACCTCAACCAGGCCGCCGCGATGTACGAGGCGAAGTACGCCTCCCGCGAGGACATCGACGCGGCGATGCGGCTCGGCTGCGGTCTGCCCATGGGCCCCCTCGCCCTGCTCGACCTGATCGGCATCGACACCGCCCGTACGGTCCTGGAGGCCATGTACGCCGAGTCCCACGACCGGCTGCACGCCCCGGCGCCCGTCCTCAAGCAGCTCAGCGAGGCGGGCCTGACCGGCAGGAAGGCGGGGCGCGGCTTCTACTCCTACGAGGCGCCCGGCAGCGCGACGGTCGTGGCGGACGCGCTGACCCCGCTGGCCGGCCCTCCCGAGACCCCCGGCCGCGCCGTCCGCTCCGTCGGTGTCGCCGGCTCCGGCACGATGGCCTCCGGTATCGCCGAGGTCTTCGCCAAGGCCGGGTACGAGGTGGTCCTCGCCGCGCGCAGCGAGGAGAAGGCGGGGACGGCCAAGGCCAGGATCGGCAAGTCGCTGGCCCGCTCCGTCGACAAGGGCCGGCTGACCGCCGAGGCCGCCGCGCAGACCCTCGACCGGATCACCGCGGCGGGCTCGTACGACGCCTTCGCGGATGTCGATCTGGCCGTCGAGGCCGTCGCCGAGGACCTGGAGGTCAAGCAGCAGCTGTTCGCGGCACTGGACAAGGTCTGCAAGCCGGGCGCGGTGCTGGCCACGACCACCTCCTCGTTGCCCGTCGTCACGTGCGCCCGGGCCACCTCGCGTCCCGAGGACGTGATCGGCATGCACTTCTTCAACCCGGCGCCGGCGATGAAGCTGGTCGAGGTCGTCCGTACGGTGCTGACCGCCGACGACGTCCACTCGACGGTCCGTGAGGTCTGCGTCAAGATCAAGAAGCATGCGGTGGACTGCGGCGACCGAGCCGGATTCATCGTCAACGCACTGCTTTTCCCGTATCTCAACAACGCGATCAAGATGGTGCAGGAGCACTACGCGTCTCTTGACGACATCGACGCGGCGATGAAGCTGGGCGGCGGCTACCCGATGGGCCCGTTCGAACTGCTGGACGTGGTCGGGCTGGACGTCTCCCTGGCCATCGAGAAGGTCCTGCACCGCGAGTTCCGTGATCCGGGCCTGGCTCCCGCGCCGCTGCTGGAGCACCTGGTGGCTGCGGGCTGCCTCGGCCGCAAGACGGGCCGCGGCTTCCGCGAATATGCCCGCCGCTGA
- a CDS encoding GNAT family N-acetyltransferase yields MNAPIIVREMTLDDCDRVSEIRIRGWQHAYKGLMPQTYLDALSVPEDAERRRTFFVRAGSEVVDLVAEQSGTVVGWACHGPYRDGEIRTDDAELYAIYVAAERFGAGVGQSLLGEAIRRCAGAGHRRVFLWVVEGNDRARRFYERAGFTADGAEEPFEVDGVAVPEVRYVRELRG; encoded by the coding sequence ATGAACGCCCCGATCATCGTCCGCGAGATGACCCTCGACGACTGCGACCGCGTCTCCGAAATCCGTATCCGGGGCTGGCAGCACGCCTACAAAGGTCTGATGCCGCAGACGTATCTCGACGCCCTGAGCGTGCCGGAGGACGCCGAGCGCCGGCGTACGTTCTTCGTGCGGGCCGGTTCGGAGGTCGTCGACCTGGTCGCCGAACAGTCGGGCACGGTGGTCGGCTGGGCCTGCCACGGGCCCTACCGGGACGGCGAGATCCGCACCGACGACGCCGAGTTGTACGCGATCTACGTGGCCGCCGAGCGGTTCGGCGCCGGGGTCGGACAGTCCTTGCTGGGCGAGGCGATACGCCGGTGCGCCGGCGCCGGGCACCGGCGCGTGTTCCTGTGGGTCGTCGAGGGCAACGACCGCGCGCGGCGGTTCTACGAGCGGGCGGGGTTCACGGCCGACGGCGCCGAGGAGCCCTTCGAGGTGGACGGGGTCGCCGTACCGGAGGTGCGGTACGTGCGAGAACTGCGAGGCTGA
- the ccrA gene encoding crotonyl-CoA carboxylase/reductase gives MKDILDAIQSPESTPADFAAMPLPESYRAITVHKDETDMFAGLETRDKDPRKSIHLDDVPVPELGPGEALVAVMASSVNYNSVWTSIFEPMSTFGFLERYGRLSELTKRHDLPYHVIGSDLAGVVLRTGPGVNSWKPGDEVVAHCLSVELESSDGHNDTMLDPEQRIWGFETNFGGLAEIALVKSNQLMPKPDHLSWEEAAAPGLVNSTAYRQLVSRNGAGMKQGDNVLIWGASGGLGSYATQFALAGGANPICVVSSEQKADICRAMGAEAIIDRNAEGYKFWADEHNQDPREWKRFGKRIRELTGGEDVDIVFEHPGRETFGASVYVTRKGGTIVTCASTSGFNHEYDNRYLWMSLKRIIGSHFANYREAWEANRLVAKGKIHPTLSKVYSLEETGQAAYDVHRNLHQGKVGVLCLAPEEGLGVRDAEKRAQHIDAINRFRNI, from the coding sequence ATCAAGGACATCCTGGACGCGATCCAGTCGCCGGAGTCGACTCCCGCCGACTTCGCCGCAATGCCGCTCCCCGAGTCGTACCGTGCGATCACCGTGCACAAGGACGAGACGGACATGTTCGCGGGCCTCGAAACCCGCGACAAGGACCCCCGTAAGTCGATCCACCTGGACGACGTCCCGGTGCCGGAGCTCGGCCCGGGCGAGGCCCTGGTGGCCGTCATGGCATCGAGTGTCAACTACAACTCTGTCTGGACGTCGATCTTCGAGCCGATGTCGACGTTCGGCTTCTTGGAGCGCTACGGCAGGCTCAGCGAGCTCACCAAGCGCCACGACCTCCCGTACCACGTCATCGGCTCCGACCTCGCGGGCGTCGTCCTGCGCACCGGCCCGGGCGTCAACTCCTGGAAGCCCGGCGACGAGGTCGTCGCGCACTGCCTGAGCGTCGAGCTGGAGTCCAGCGACGGACACAACGACACGATGCTCGACCCCGAGCAGCGCATCTGGGGCTTCGAGACGAACTTCGGCGGTCTGGCGGAGATCGCACTTGTCAAGTCCAACCAGCTGATGCCGAAGCCGGACCACCTCAGCTGGGAGGAGGCGGCGGCCCCGGGCCTCGTCAACTCCACCGCGTACCGCCAGCTGGTCTCGCGCAACGGCGCCGGTATGAAGCAGGGCGACAACGTCCTCATCTGGGGCGCGAGCGGCGGACTCGGCAGCTACGCCACGCAGTTCGCGCTGGCCGGGGGCGCCAACCCCATCTGTGTCGTCTCCAGCGAGCAGAAGGCGGACATCTGCCGGGCGATGGGCGCCGAGGCGATCATCGACCGCAACGCCGAGGGCTACAAGTTCTGGGCCGACGAGCACAACCAGGACCCGCGCGAGTGGAAGCGCTTCGGCAAGCGCATCCGTGAGCTGACCGGCGGCGAGGACGTCGACATCGTCTTCGAGCACCCCGGCCGCGAGACCTTCGGCGCGTCCGTCTACGTCACCCGCAAGGGCGGCACGATCGTCACCTGCGCCTCCACCTCCGGCTTCAACCACGAGTACGACAACCGCTACCTGTGGATGTCCCTCAAGCGGATCATCGGCTCGCACTTCGCCAACTACCGCGAGGCCTGGGAGGCCAACCGGCTGGTCGCCAAGGGCAAGATCCACCCGACGCTGTCCAAGGTGTACTCCCTGGAGGAGACCGGGCAGGCCGCCTACGACGTCCACCGCAACCTCCACCAGGGCAAGGTCGGCGTCCTGTGCCTGGCCCCCGAGGAGGGCCTCGGTGTGCGCGACGCGGAGAAGCGCGCCCAGCACATCGACGCCATCAACCGCTTCCGGAACATCTGA
- a CDS encoding recombinase family protein — MSTPTEDTSTLIDLVCRKSQAVKSKTGRREISVSAQEARGRRTAAELGLTVRHVWREVGSASRFRRSKKVAQQDLALQALEKGEIGALWVFRLDRWTRRGAGAILSIVEPHDGRPRRLLVDNGDPETPGIGLDSANPRDRSELIRRAEDAREETEILSERVRNTKTFQRDNGEWLNGAAPYGLRIVMVTAEDEDGEQIEERKLERDTETSAGIPGEPKVTRLDIARWVTYEAPLAGNAKRKISLMLNDRGVPSPTGGTWAFSTVANMIDNPAYAGWQVTGREDGRSKRMLYRNAAGERVSVMVGPAMLSEVEYNAAQAVSRGTGPSAGKESWRARHILTDLLECTGCGSSVTWRGKGYCCWRPGAGGVCPAPAYVAQKSAEEYVYMRWSSRLAATEPHDRLLAIVAERWQARQDPQASEDEAAARTALADAEAALSRLWKDRRAGLYDGPSERFFAPALAEANEAVLDAQKAVEATRGQEDVDISFLLDTSYQREAWEDADDALKRDLLRLAIRHIRVKKAGYRGQAFDGDARMEIIWHDDEGV; from the coding sequence ATGAGCACCCCAACCGAAGACACCAGCACCCTGATTGACCTGGTGTGTCGCAAGAGCCAAGCCGTGAAGTCGAAGACCGGGCGCCGGGAAATCTCTGTCAGCGCGCAGGAAGCACGGGGGAGACGCACAGCGGCTGAACTAGGTCTCACTGTGCGGCACGTCTGGCGGGAAGTCGGCAGCGCTAGCCGGTTCCGCCGAAGTAAGAAGGTTGCCCAGCAAGACCTGGCGTTGCAGGCGCTTGAGAAAGGCGAGATTGGCGCGCTCTGGGTATTCCGCCTTGACCGGTGGACCCGGCGTGGGGCAGGAGCAATCCTCAGCATTGTTGAGCCGCACGACGGGCGGCCCCGGCGTTTGCTGGTGGACAACGGTGACCCGGAAACCCCTGGAATCGGGCTGGATTCCGCTAACCCGCGCGACCGTTCGGAACTGATTCGTCGCGCCGAGGATGCCCGTGAAGAGACAGAAATCCTAAGTGAGCGCGTGCGGAACACTAAGACGTTTCAGCGCGACAACGGAGAATGGCTCAACGGTGCGGCCCCTTACGGTCTCAGAATTGTCATGGTGACGGCTGAGGACGAAGACGGAGAACAGATCGAAGAACGTAAGTTGGAGCGTGACACCGAAACTTCCGCCGGAATCCCCGGTGAACCCAAAGTGACCAGGCTGGACATTGCTCGATGGGTTACGTACGAGGCCCCTCTTGCTGGTAATGCCAAGCGGAAGATCTCCCTCATGCTCAACGACCGTGGGGTTCCGTCACCAACCGGCGGTACATGGGCCTTTAGTACGGTCGCCAACATGATTGATAACCCTGCATATGCGGGCTGGCAGGTGACCGGGCGCGAAGACGGAAGGTCCAAGCGGATGCTGTACCGAAATGCCGCCGGTGAGCGAGTCAGCGTCATGGTGGGACCGGCTATGTTGTCCGAAGTTGAGTACAATGCAGCTCAGGCAGTATCCAGGGGAACCGGTCCTTCCGCTGGTAAGGAATCATGGCGAGCGCGTCACATCCTCACCGATCTACTCGAATGCACCGGGTGCGGGTCCTCCGTCACGTGGCGCGGAAAAGGCTATTGCTGTTGGCGTCCGGGTGCTGGGGGAGTGTGTCCGGCCCCGGCGTACGTGGCGCAGAAAAGCGCTGAAGAGTACGTGTACATGCGCTGGTCTTCTCGACTTGCAGCGACTGAGCCTCATGACCGCTTGCTGGCGATTGTGGCGGAGCGCTGGCAAGCCCGACAGGACCCCCAAGCGTCAGAGGACGAAGCAGCCGCGCGCACGGCCCTGGCAGACGCGGAAGCAGCCCTCAGTCGCCTGTGGAAAGACCGGCGCGCTGGACTCTATGACGGCCCCTCGGAGCGCTTCTTTGCCCCGGCGCTAGCTGAAGCCAATGAGGCAGTCCTAGACGCACAGAAGGCGGTCGAGGCAACGCGCGGGCAGGAAGACGTTGATATTTCGTTCCTTCTCGACACGTCTTATCAACGCGAAGCCTGGGAGGACGCAGACGACGCGCTTAAGCGAGACCTGTTGCGGCTTGCCATTCGGCATATCCGGGTCAAGAAGGCGGGCTATCGGGGGCAGGCATTCGACGGAGACGCGCGCATGGAAATCATCTGGCATGACGACGAAGGCGTCTAG
- a CDS encoding adenylosuccinate lyase, whose translation MDEELRSLTERLRAEAGAGTSETYERLVATGDPDELADVLTAPGQPLWARELAAFRLGLVGDRRAFEALVLLLNHRDPQRCASAAYALARLGDPRTARAAAALATNELRVAYALHPVRLLGELRAPESVPALITTLARRLTPHDPYRRVALACVEALGTIGDRRAAPVLNKALAHPALAEAAVHALARIPKQR comes from the coding sequence ATGGACGAAGAGTTGCGATCGCTCACGGAGCGCTTACGGGCCGAGGCCGGGGCCGGCACCTCGGAGACGTACGAACGCCTGGTGGCGACCGGAGACCCCGACGAGCTGGCGGATGTCCTCACCGCCCCCGGACAGCCCCTGTGGGCCAGGGAGTTGGCCGCGTTCAGGCTCGGGCTCGTGGGGGACCGGCGAGCCTTCGAGGCCCTCGTCCTCCTCCTCAACCACCGTGACCCGCAGCGCTGTGCCTCCGCCGCCTACGCTCTGGCCCGCCTCGGCGATCCGCGCACGGCCCGGGCGGCAGCGGCCCTCGCCACCAACGAACTGCGCGTCGCCTACGCCCTGCACCCGGTCCGGCTGTTGGGCGAGCTGCGTGCCCCCGAGTCGGTGCCGGCGCTGATCACCACGCTGGCCCGCCGTCTGACGCCGCACGACCCCTACCGGCGGGTGGCGCTCGCCTGTGTGGAGGCGTTGGGCACAATCGGGGACCGGCGGGCGGCACCGGTCCTGAACAAGGCCCTCGCACACCCCGCCCTCGCCGAGGCGGCGGTGCACGCCCTGGCGCGCATCCCCAAGCAGAGATGA
- a CDS encoding TetR/AcrR family transcriptional regulator → MSQPARSSRTPATPDAPESAAGGRAAAQRLKMRRELAAAAMELFSTKGYEGTTVDEIAARAGVARRTFFRHFRSKEEAIFPDHDDTLIRAEAVLNAAPAHEHPLDTVCRGIKEVMKMYAARPEISVARYKLTREVPTLREAEIASVARYERLFTRYLLGHFDEHAHDDDANDDPLLAEVAASAVVTAHNHVLRRWLRAGGQGDVEAQLDHAFGIVQKTFGTGIGVGRDTAPRTVPASVTSQGEVLVAVARTDAPLDEVMRTIEQALKERS, encoded by the coding sequence ATGTCCCAGCCCGCCAGGTCCTCCCGTACCCCAGCCACGCCCGACGCGCCGGAAAGCGCCGCGGGCGGTCGCGCCGCCGCTCAGCGGCTCAAGATGCGCCGCGAACTGGCGGCCGCGGCGATGGAGCTGTTCTCGACCAAGGGCTACGAGGGCACCACCGTCGACGAGATCGCGGCCCGGGCCGGCGTGGCCCGCCGCACCTTCTTCCGGCACTTCCGTTCCAAGGAAGAGGCGATCTTCCCGGACCACGACGACACGTTGATCCGGGCGGAGGCGGTGCTCAACGCGGCGCCGGCGCACGAACATCCGCTCGACACCGTGTGCCGCGGCATCAAGGAAGTCATGAAGATGTACGCGGCCCGGCCGGAGATCTCGGTCGCCCGCTACAAGCTGACGCGCGAGGTCCCCACCCTGCGGGAGGCGGAGATCGCGTCGGTCGCCCGCTACGAACGCCTCTTCACCCGTTACCTCCTGGGCCACTTCGACGAGCACGCGCACGACGACGACGCGAACGACGACCCGCTGCTGGCGGAGGTCGCCGCGTCGGCCGTGGTCACCGCCCACAACCACGTCCTGCGGCGCTGGCTGCGGGCGGGCGGTCAGGGTGATGTCGAGGCACAGCTCGACCACGCCTTCGGGATCGTGCAGAAGACCTTCGGTACGGGCATCGGTGTCGGGAGGGACACCGCACCCCGGACGGTGCCGGCCTCGGTGACCTCTCAGGGGGAGGTGCTGGTGGCGGTCGCGCGGACCGACGCACCGCTCGACGAGGTGATGCGCACCATCGAACAGGCGCTGAAGGAACGGTCGTAG
- a CDS encoding ATP-binding protein encodes MAEPRSLQVRYRRYRPSVPVARAKARALAEDWCLLPDAADFLEWVVTELVTNAVIHGRATRGSRVLVVYHIDDDRLLVEVRDAASGMPPVAAPVSPRSGVDEGGRGLQIVAALADDWGVTPRVIGKSVWAELAVSSKEGTV; translated from the coding sequence ATGGCTGAACCCAGGTCGTTGCAGGTGCGGTACAGGCGATACCGCCCATCTGTGCCGGTCGCCCGCGCTAAGGCCAGGGCCCTCGCGGAAGATTGGTGCTTACTTCCAGACGCCGCCGACTTCCTAGAGTGGGTAGTCACCGAATTGGTGACGAACGCAGTAATCCATGGCCGAGCAACGCGGGGAAGTCGCGTTCTGGTGGTCTACCACATTGACGACGACCGCCTACTTGTCGAGGTACGCGACGCAGCGAGCGGTATGCCGCCCGTGGCCGCTCCCGTCTCACCGCGTAGCGGCGTCGACGAAGGTGGCCGGGGTCTGCAAATCGTGGCGGCGCTCGCTGACGACTGGGGCGTGACGCCCAGGGTCATCGGGAAAAGCGTGTGGGCTGAGCTGGCCGTCTCCTCGAAGGAGGGGACAGTGTGA
- a CDS encoding ATP-dependent nuclease: MLSKIIIQNYRWFRNFKLDFDPKMNILVGDNDAGKSTILEAISLALTGRLRGRLLAQDLSPYLFHQDAAEYIAALQDGREARPPEIIIDLFLDSKTAPADLMGTNNLLRANEPGVRIRVSLNRDYEPEYKEFVKDPTQVRLVPTEYYKVDWLDFSGNGITFRSIPATASLIDAANVHLHSGVEYYMKHILNDLLVPEERVKLTRAYRSLRETFAEDESIVKINDALRGAPSNVSDRELTLNIDVSQKSSWESGIVPHLDDLPFQFVGKGEQSTLKILLALNKKVDDAHIVLVEEPEKHLSFSNLGKLVKKISDKCEGKQVFITTHSSYVLNKLGLEKLVLLSATEGFRLDSLPADTQDYFRKLSGYDTLRLVLARRSILVEGPSDELIVQRAYKDVHGCLPIEDGVDVISVRGLAFRRFLDIASLTGNVVAVVRDNDGKDAAEVQQKYAAHTTFANISVHVGEDRAYQTLEPQLLKANGLTAMNSILGENFTSEVDLLEHMEDRKTTYALTIFSSDQTINMPGYIKDAVA, encoded by the coding sequence ATGCTTTCGAAAATCATCATCCAGAACTACCGCTGGTTTCGCAATTTTAAGCTCGACTTCGACCCCAAGATGAACATCCTGGTCGGCGACAACGATGCAGGTAAGTCGACGATTTTGGAAGCAATTAGTCTTGCGCTCACCGGCAGGCTCCGAGGTCGCCTTCTTGCCCAGGACCTGTCGCCATACCTGTTTCACCAAGACGCCGCCGAATACATCGCTGCACTGCAAGATGGGCGCGAAGCCAGGCCGCCAGAGATAATCATCGACCTGTTTCTCGACAGCAAGACAGCACCCGCTGATCTGATGGGAACCAACAACCTCCTCAGGGCCAATGAGCCTGGTGTGCGCATTCGCGTTTCACTCAACCGGGACTACGAGCCCGAATACAAGGAGTTCGTTAAAGACCCGACTCAGGTCCGCTTGGTGCCAACCGAGTATTACAAGGTTGACTGGCTGGACTTCTCAGGGAATGGCATCACCTTCCGCAGCATCCCAGCCACGGCCTCACTTATCGACGCTGCGAACGTCCACCTTCATAGCGGCGTCGAATACTACATGAAGCACATCCTTAATGATCTACTTGTTCCGGAAGAGCGAGTAAAGCTGACACGCGCGTACCGCAGCCTCCGTGAGACGTTCGCAGAGGACGAGTCGATCGTGAAGATCAATGACGCGCTACGGGGTGCCCCGAGCAACGTAAGTGACCGCGAACTGACGCTGAACATCGACGTGTCGCAGAAGTCGAGTTGGGAAAGCGGCATCGTGCCACACCTTGACGACCTTCCCTTCCAGTTCGTCGGCAAGGGAGAGCAGAGCACGCTAAAGATTCTGCTCGCCCTCAACAAGAAGGTTGACGACGCTCATATCGTTCTCGTCGAGGAGCCGGAGAAGCATCTGTCATTCTCCAACCTGGGCAAGCTGGTTAAGAAGATCAGCGACAAGTGCGAGGGCAAACAAGTCTTCATCACCACGCACAGTTCCTATGTGTTGAACAAGCTAGGTCTTGAAAAACTCGTCCTGCTCTCAGCAACGGAAGGATTTCGACTCGACAGCCTTCCAGCTGACACACAAGATTACTTCCGCAAGCTCTCGGGCTACGACACTCTACGTCTTGTACTTGCTCGACGGTCAATCCTTGTGGAGGGACCTTCTGATGAACTCATCGTCCAGCGGGCTTACAAGGACGTCCACGGATGTCTGCCTATCGAAGATGGCGTAGATGTGATCAGCGTGCGCGGTCTGGCATTTAGGCGGTTCCTTGATATCGCATCACTGACCGGCAATGTGGTCGCCGTCGTGAGGGACAACGATGGCAAGGACGCCGCAGAGGTTCAGCAGAAATACGCCGCCCATACCACCTTCGCGAATATTTCTGTTCATGTGGGCGAAGATAGGGCTTATCAGACCCTTGAGCCGCAGCTTCTAAAGGCGAACGGCCTCACTGCGATGAACTCCATCCTCGGGGAGAATTTCACTTCCGAAGTGGACTTGCTTGAGCATATGGAGGACCGGAAGACCACCTATGCTCTAACGATTTTCTCCAGCGACCAGACCATCAACATGCCGGGGTACATCAAGGATGCAGTCGCTTAA